One region of Lebetimonas natsushimae genomic DNA includes:
- a CDS encoding single-stranded-DNA-specific exonuclease RecJ: MSKKLLNKQLIKEILSLRIEEIDSINIPHFSLLNDIDKATKRIVEAVENKEKIVIVGDYDVDGVSSSAIMKLFFEKMGIDIEIVIPNRFIHGYGLTPAILEEIEADLIITVDNGITSFEAAEICKIRGIDLIITDHHTPKISTKCKMKSEELMEDGKWGMENEGLEFILPDAYAIINPKTSPDFPFKEICGAEVAWYLCAAIKKEMNLKIDLREFLDILAIAIIADVMPLTHMNRTLVNMGLKRLNRALRPFSGILAREFKEINSETIAFQIAPRINAAGRMESAYVAYNFLVSKNEEEAFRYYLELDRLNNLRKETEKEIFESIEIKDDDFILSFGDYHEGVVGIIASRLVHKYKKPAIVFSKKDNILKGSGRSLGNIDIFSLISECEELLEGFGGHKMACGLTIKKENFEKLKTALNEKIKKYGKDDFFIEDFVLGELPFSEIDLELLDIIKSFEPFGEANPKPKFISSAKIEHVQNLKDNHYKLILNQNGYFLPAVIFRYDGDFDEKITFKFSLSENNYYSREIQLIIEEIL, translated from the coding sequence ATGTCAAAAAAGCTGTTAAATAAGCAACTTATAAAAGAAATTCTCTCTTTACGAATTGAAGAAATAGATTCAATTAATATTCCCCATTTTTCCCTTCTTAATGATATAGATAAAGCTACAAAAAGAATAGTTGAAGCTGTTGAAAATAAGGAAAAAATTGTAATAGTTGGGGATTATGATGTTGACGGTGTCAGCAGTTCTGCAATTATGAAACTTTTTTTTGAAAAAATGGGAATTGATATAGAAATTGTAATTCCAAACAGATTCATCCACGGATATGGACTCACCCCCGCAATTTTAGAAGAAATTGAAGCTGATTTAATAATTACTGTCGATAACGGAATTACCTCTTTTGAAGCGGCTGAAATTTGTAAAATAAGAGGAATTGATTTAATAATTACGGACCACCACACACCTAAAATAAGTACAAAGTGTAAAATGAAAAGTGAAGAGTTAATGGAGGATGGAAAATGGGGAATGGAAAATGAAGGACTGGAATTTATATTGCCTGATGCGTATGCCATAATTAATCCAAAAACTTCACCAGATTTTCCTTTTAAAGAAATTTGCGGGGCCGAGGTTGCTTGGTATTTGTGTGCGGCAATTAAAAAAGAGATGAATTTAAAAATTGATTTAAGAGAGTTTTTAGATATTTTGGCAATTGCCATTATTGCAGATGTTATGCCCCTTACTCATATGAACAGAACCCTTGTAAATATGGGACTAAAAAGATTAAACAGAGCCCTTAGACCTTTTAGTGGGATTTTAGCTAGGGAATTTAAAGAGATAAATTCAGAGACAATTGCTTTTCAGATAGCCCCGAGGATTAATGCGGCGGGCAGAATGGAGAGTGCATACGTGGCATATAATTTTTTGGTAAGTAAAAACGAAGAAGAGGCTTTCAGGTATTATTTGGAGCTTGATAGGCTGAATAATTTAAGAAAAGAAACAGAAAAAGAAATATTTGAGTCAATTGAAATTAAAGACGATGATTTCATCCTCTCTTTTGGGGATTACCATGAAGGGGTTGTGGGGATTATTGCAAGCAGACTTGTGCATAAATATAAAAAACCGGCAATTGTGTTTTCCAAAAAAGATAATATTCTTAAAGGCAGCGGCAGGAGCCTTGGAAATATTGATATATTTTCTCTTATTAGTGAATGTGAAGAGCTGCTTGAAGGTTTTGGCGGTCATAAAATGGCCTGCGGGTTAACAATAAAAAAGGAAAATTTTGAAAAATTAAAAACGGCTTTGAATGAGAAAATTAAAAAATACGGTAAAGATGATTTTTTTATAGAAGATTTTGTATTGGGTGAACTTCCTTTTAGTGAAATAGATTTGGAATTACTTGATATTATAAAATCTTTTGAGCCTTTCGGGGAGGCAAATCCAAAACCCAAATTTATTTCCTCGGCCAAAATAGAACATGTCCAGAATCTGAAAGACAATCATTATAAACTTATTTTAAATCAAAACGGTTATTTTCTGCCGGCAGTAATTTTCAGATATGACGGGGATTTTGACGAGAAAATAACTTTTAAATTTAGTTTGAGTGAGAACAACTATTATTCAAGGGAAATTCAATTAATAATAGAGGAGATATTATGA
- a CDS encoding Crp/Fnr family transcriptional regulator, with product MKSHPIFKTLSEEEFETIKDFFREKTFKAGEIIVKEGEYSERAFILKEGEVSVIKETIYKNDYIITDIKAGGEEFFGEVNLIDRGLVTSTIKAKTDIKIYEITHNDFISILDMYPVIGSKMLWIISYNLTKHLRKADRDIITLYNAFVEVVEND from the coding sequence ATGAAAAGTCACCCTATTTTTAAAACACTAAGCGAAGAGGAGTTTGAAACTATAAAAGATTTTTTTAGGGAAAAAACTTTTAAAGCGGGAGAAATTATTGTAAAAGAGGGTGAATATTCCGAAAGGGCTTTTATTTTAAAAGAAGGTGAGGTCAGTGTAATAAAAGAAACAATTTATAAAAACGATTATATTATTACTGATATAAAAGCAGGTGGAGAGGAATTCTTCGGAGAGGTTAATCTGATTGACAGAGGTCTTGTTACTTCTACTATTAAAGCGAAAACAGATATAAAAATTTATGAAATAACCCATAATGATTTTATATCAATTCTTGATATGTATCCTGTAATAGGTTCTAAAATGCTTTGGATAATCTCTTATAACCTTACAAAACATTTAAGAAAAGCGGACAGGGATATAATAACTTTATATAATGCTTTTGTTGAGGTTGTGGAGAATGACTAA
- a CDS encoding APC family permease — MTKALGFKELLAIGIGGMIGGGIFTILGISVSVAGFLAPFAIALGGIIALFAGYAYVKLGVYYKDEGATYAFFKRTFSNSHLAAAIIGWYTVFGYISTIALYAYTFSSYSISLFSFGENELIRKIIAILIVWVFAAINLWSVRGMGEVEDFIVYLKLFILIIISLILFCFSKYDFHSFITVLSSDFKNTPFLNILMVSSVTFVAYEGFQLIINGVKDMEEPDKNIPKAIYSAIFIVCLIYFVIALASVIAIEKYDLIRNKEAALAVGMKSIVGEWGGVLVIFSAVLATSSAINSTLFGSSRQLARIADDGYMPKILSFRKGTIPTYAIITMAFVASLLIIIGSLRLILEFGSITFLLVSFLMSLANFKIRDKTNSSLKVTIISMVGLLIGGVFIFYYEYKINRIELVFVFSLYIIIGILAFFYARRKIAENSNK; from the coding sequence ATGACTAAAGCTTTGGGATTTAAAGAACTGCTTGCAATCGGTATAGGCGGAATGATAGGGGGTGGTATATTTACCATTCTTGGTATTTCTGTTTCAGTTGCCGGATTTTTAGCTCCTTTTGCAATAGCCCTTGGAGGAATTATTGCTTTATTTGCAGGATATGCATATGTTAAACTAGGAGTTTATTATAAGGATGAGGGGGCTACATACGCATTTTTTAAAAGAACCTTTTCTAATTCACATTTGGCTGCGGCTATAATAGGATGGTATACAGTATTCGGATATATCTCCACTATTGCTTTGTATGCCTATACATTTTCATCTTACTCCATAAGTCTTTTCAGTTTTGGTGAAAATGAATTAATCAGAAAAATAATAGCAATTTTGATAGTCTGGGTATTTGCCGCAATAAATCTATGGAGTGTCAGGGGAATGGGTGAAGTTGAAGATTTTATTGTTTATTTGAAACTTTTTATTTTAATTATTATTTCCCTTATTTTATTTTGTTTTTCAAAATATGATTTTCATTCTTTTATAACTGTTTTAAGCAGCGATTTCAAAAATACTCCTTTTTTGAACATACTGATGGTTTCATCTGTTACATTTGTGGCATACGAAGGCTTTCAGTTAATAATTAACGGTGTTAAAGATATGGAAGAACCGGATAAAAATATTCCAAAAGCTATATATTCAGCTATTTTTATTGTTTGTTTAATTTATTTTGTTATCGCATTAGCTAGTGTAATTGCTATTGAGAAATACGACTTAATAAGAAATAAAGAAGCTGCTCTTGCAGTAGGTATGAAATCGATTGTCGGGGAATGGGGTGGAGTTTTGGTGATTTTCAGTGCAGTTTTGGCAACTTCTAGTGCCATTAATTCTACACTTTTTGGTTCATCACGTCAGCTTGCAAGAATAGCGGACGACGGGTATATGCCAAAAATTTTAAGTTTTAGAAAAGGGACAATTCCGACATACGCCATTATTACAATGGCTTTTGTTGCAAGTTTGCTTATAATTATAGGCAGTTTAAGGCTTATTTTGGAATTTGGAAGTATTACATTTTTACTTGTTTCTTTTTTAATGTCTTTAGCCAATTTTAAAATAAGGGACAAAACCAATTCTTCATTAAAAGTAACAATAATTTCAATGGTCGGACTGTTGATAGGCGGGGTTTTTATATTTTATTATGAATATAAAATAAATCGGATCGAGCTTGTTTTTGTGTTTTCATTATATATAATTATCGGGATTTTAGCGTTTTTTTATGCAAGGAGAAAGATTGCAGAAAATTCAAACAAATGA
- a CDS encoding tRNA (5-methylaminomethyl-2-thiouridine)(34)-methyltransferase MnmD, which translates to MQKIQTNDGSFTLKSEKYNECYHSSEGAVRESLYKHIYPSFSVIKKKEINILDICFGLGYNTFLSVLNRPKGVKLNLFSPEMDESLVRNLKKFPYPEEFEKIRHIIKKVSKNFYYEDEWIKIELFIGDAREYIKKLKNIDIVYQDAFSPKVNKELWTMEYFTQIKKILNKNGIITTYSVATPVRCALYKLGFKLYTHNTDKIRKGTIASFADLPFKKVDFEEKLRRVDCYYYKDERV; encoded by the coding sequence TTGCAGAAAATTCAAACAAATGACGGAAGTTTTACATTAAAAAGTGAAAAATATAATGAATGTTACCATTCAAGCGAAGGGGCTGTAAGAGAGAGTTTATACAAGCATATTTATCCCTCTTTTAGTGTAATTAAAAAAAAAGAAATTAATATACTGGATATCTGTTTCGGGCTTGGGTATAACACATTTTTGAGCGTTTTAAACAGGCCAAAGGGGGTAAAACTCAATCTGTTTTCACCTGAAATGGATGAAAGTTTGGTTAGAAATTTAAAAAAATTCCCTTATCCCGAAGAGTTTGAAAAAATCAGGCATATTATAAAAAAAGTGAGTAAAAATTTTTATTATGAGGACGAATGGATAAAAATTGAACTGTTTATAGGTGATGCAAGGGAGTATATAAAAAAACTTAAAAATATTGATATTGTTTATCAGGATGCATTTTCACCAAAAGTTAATAAAGAATTATGGACAATGGAATATTTTACACAGATAAAAAAAATATTAAATAAAAATGGTATAATAACTACATACAGTGTGGCCACACCTGTAAGGTGTGCTTTGTATAAACTCGGGTTTAAATTATATACCCATAATACAGATAAAATAAGAAAAGGCACCATTGCATCTTTTGCCGATTTGCCTTTTAAAAAAGTGGATTTTGAGGAAAAACTAAGAAGGGTTGATTGTTATTATTACAAAGATGAAAGGGTTTAA
- a CDS encoding cytochrome-c peroxidase, protein MKKFLIIFLTVFINAQLLKPIPENVAYSKQKALLGKKLFFDTRLSIDNKISCASCHNVYKGGDDNRQFSVGVNGCVDKPMNSPTVFNSVFNISFFWNGRAPSLKIQAEEANQDSCEMGMKPDILEKRLNEIDEYKNLFKKIYGVDYIKYDLVFDAIAEFEKTLITPNSKFDLYLKGKAKLSKKEKEGFLLFKRYGCITCHNGINFGGNSYQKIGAVIEAYKMPRGRDRYEITKNCDDKYVYKVPTLRNIALTYPYFHDGSVKTLDKAVKLMGYYNLGLYLSDDDIDKIVAFLKTLTGKKPKILDER, encoded by the coding sequence ATGAAAAAGTTTTTAATAATTTTTTTAACTGTTTTTATCAACGCCCAGCTTTTAAAACCGATTCCTGAAAATGTTGCATATAGTAAACAAAAAGCGCTTCTTGGCAAAAAACTTTTTTTTGACACCAGACTTTCCATCGACAATAAAATTTCTTGTGCAAGCTGTCATAATGTTTATAAAGGCGGGGATGACAATAGACAATTCAGCGTAGGGGTAAACGGATGTGTGGATAAACCCATGAATTCCCCTACGGTATTTAATTCTGTATTCAATATTTCTTTTTTTTGGAATGGGAGAGCGCCGAGTCTTAAAATTCAGGCAGAAGAAGCCAATCAGGACTCTTGTGAAATGGGAATGAAACCGGATATTTTGGAAAAAAGACTTAATGAAATAGATGAATATAAAAACCTCTTTAAAAAAATTTACGGGGTTGATTATATTAAATATGATTTGGTTTTTGATGCAATTGCAGAGTTTGAAAAGACTTTAATTACACCTAACTCTAAATTTGATTTATATTTAAAAGGAAAGGCCAAACTTTCAAAAAAAGAAAAAGAAGGGTTTTTGCTTTTTAAAAGATACGGTTGTATAACTTGTCATAATGGAATAAATTTTGGAGGAAATTCATATCAGAAAATAGGGGCGGTTATTGAGGCTTATAAAATGCCAAGAGGACGTGACAGATATGAAATTACCAAAAATTGCGATGATAAATATGTGTATAAAGTCCCGACTTTAAGAAATATTGCCCTAACTTATCCTTATTTCCATGATGGCAGTGTAAAAACCCTTGACAAGGCAGTAAAACTTATGGGATATTATAATTTGGGACTTTATTTAAGTGATGATGATATAGATAAAATAGTTGCCTTTTTAAAAACGCTTACGGGTAAAAAACCAAAAATACTGGATGAGAGATGA
- a CDS encoding EAL domain-containing protein, which produces MKKFVRFKFTSKQIIVATIGLIILVVIYFFNNYAKNYLIKTNEINSLILEIEKEEYNLNYHVLRNSFFLYSSFDETAQSIRDIQKKLKILKEKLAKFEPGMLKYFRDYKKEIDKKIEYVYEFQKINAPVKNSTIFLINLLSTLPELHFPLKYKKKAVNAISSVYLAKFTNDISLIKNIDLNYFKNLKFKNKDLNIFNRSLILNLEVVKNNLKKYNFYLNEILSNSSLIKLKTLKQTFLNITNNVIKSFVIIGYIGIGFLILTVAGLIILIGMVEKDKDIFKELAYIDNVTGLYNINKFLEDENYFNVILLLNIEKFRNINELYGREAGDKVLKEVADYLKNLNINSYRIVADNFAILLNSKEDAKNILNKIFKEFDEIYYYIDKNLKFQISFNAAISDMKPLLKTAEIAMHHIKKNKRVRVIKYIPKLDNSKEIEENIKKSTILSEAISEDKIIPYFQPIVDVKTGEIVKYEVLARIDNKGKIESIFPYLEIAKENRVYKEITKTVITKSFNIFYGKNIPFSINLSIEDILDVDIICFLKNKLKEYKGIEKYLTFEILESEAIKDYKQIEKFVKLMKMKDIEFAIDDFGSGYSNFTHIVNLDIDYIKIDGSLIKNINKDRVSKEIVELISLFAKRENIKTIAEFVHNKEVFDILKKLGIDCAQGFYLYEPLPGPIFNKN; this is translated from the coding sequence ATGAAAAAATTTGTAAGATTTAAATTTACTTCAAAACAGATAATTGTAGCAACAATTGGTTTAATTATATTAGTAGTTATATATTTTTTTAATAATTATGCAAAAAATTATTTGATAAAGACAAATGAAATTAATTCTCTAATATTGGAAATTGAAAAAGAAGAATATAATTTGAATTATCATGTACTGAGAAATTCTTTTTTCCTTTATTCAAGTTTTGATGAAACGGCCCAGTCAATCAGAGACATACAGAAAAAATTAAAAATATTAAAAGAAAAATTGGCAAAATTTGAACCCGGTATGTTAAAGTATTTTCGGGATTATAAAAAAGAAATAGATAAAAAAATTGAATATGTCTATGAATTTCAAAAAATAAATGCTCCTGTTAAAAATTCCACTATATTTTTAATAAATTTATTATCTACCCTGCCTGAATTGCATTTTCCTTTAAAATATAAAAAGAAAGCGGTTAATGCAATTTCTTCTGTATATTTGGCAAAATTTACCAATGATATTAGTTTAATAAAAAATATAGATTTAAATTATTTTAAAAATTTAAAATTTAAAAACAAAGATTTAAATATTTTTAATCGGTCTTTGATATTAAATTTGGAAGTTGTTAAAAACAATTTAAAAAAATATAATTTCTATTTAAATGAAATTTTGAGTAATTCAAGTTTAATTAAGCTGAAAACTTTAAAACAAACATTTTTAAATATCACAAACAATGTAATAAAATCATTTGTAATTATAGGTTATATCGGTATAGGGTTTTTAATTTTAACAGTTGCAGGTCTTATTATTTTGATAGGTATGGTAGAAAAAGACAAAGATATTTTTAAAGAACTGGCGTATATTGACAATGTTACCGGTTTATACAATATAAATAAATTTTTGGAAGATGAAAATTATTTTAATGTAATTTTACTTTTAAATATAGAAAAATTTAGAAATATAAATGAATTATACGGTAGGGAAGCCGGGGATAAAGTTTTAAAAGAGGTTGCTGATTACTTAAAAAATTTGAATATAAACAGTTACAGGATAGTTGCGGATAATTTTGCTATTTTGCTTAACTCTAAAGAAGATGCAAAGAATATTTTAAATAAAATTTTTAAGGAATTTGATGAAATTTATTATTATATAGATAAAAATTTAAAATTTCAGATTTCTTTTAACGCAGCTATCAGTGATATGAAACCTCTTTTAAAAACAGCTGAAATTGCAATGCATCATATAAAGAAAAATAAAAGAGTAAGAGTTATCAAATATATTCCGAAACTGGATAATTCAAAAGAAATAGAGGAAAATATTAAAAAATCAACCATTCTTTCAGAAGCTATAAGTGAAGATAAAATAATCCCTTATTTTCAGCCTATTGTGGATGTAAAAACGGGTGAAATTGTTAAATATGAAGTATTGGCAAGAATTGACAATAAAGGTAAAATTGAATCAATTTTTCCGTATCTGGAAATTGCAAAAGAAAACAGGGTTTATAAAGAGATTACAAAAACTGTTATTACTAAATCTTTCAATATATTTTACGGTAAAAATATCCCTTTTTCCATCAATTTGTCAATAGAAGATATTTTGGATGTGGACATTATATGTTTTTTAAAAAATAAATTAAAAGAATATAAGGGGATTGAAAAATATTTAACATTTGAAATTCTTGAGAGTGAAGCTATAAAAGATTACAAACAGATTGAAAAATTTGTAAAATTGATGAAAATGAAAGATATAGAATTTGCAATAGATGATTTTGGAAGCGGATATTCAAATTTTACACATATTGTTAATCTGGATATTGATTATATTAAAATAGACGGAAGTTTGATAAAAAATATAAACAAAGACAGGGTTTCAAAAGAAATTGTAGAATTGATTTCTTTATTTGCAAAAAGGGAAAATATAAAAACTATTGCAGAATTTGTCCATAATAAAGAGGTTTTTGATATTCTCAAAAAACTGGGAATAGATTGTGCACAGGGATTTTATTTGTATGAGCCGCTTCCTGGGCCGATTTTTAATAAAAATTAA
- a CDS encoding YraN family protein, whose product MNTRNKGNIAENEAVQYLKSKKFKIIKRNFYTKFGEIDIIAFKNGVFHFIEVKSGKNFEPIYNITSSKLNRIIKSAYVYLKKNNINSAFCVDAVIVKDDIEFIENITF is encoded by the coding sequence ATGAATACAAGGAATAAAGGAAACATCGCCGAAAATGAAGCTGTTCAATATTTAAAAAGCAAAAAATTTAAAATAATAAAAAGAAATTTTTACACAAAATTTGGAGAAATTGATATTATAGCTTTTAAAAACGGGGTGTTTCATTTTATAGAAGTTAAAAGCGGTAAAAACTTTGAACCGATTTATAATATTACATCATCTAAATTAAACAGAATAATTAAATCGGCCTATGTTTATTTAAAAAAGAATAATATAAACTCAGCTTTTTGTGTGGATGCTGTTATTGTAAAAGATGATATTGAATTTATTGAAAATATAACATTTTAA
- a CDS encoding acyl-CoA thioesterase: MENKKLQYKKRIYYSHTDAGGIVYHTNYISFCEEARSEIFFSKNIFFEKDEGYVVKDIVAKFISSAKLGDIIEIETKISEIGKVKVEAIQSIYKNDKKIFEMKVTLAYLKNGKPSKIPENHLKLLYEYKE; the protein is encoded by the coding sequence ATGGAAAATAAAAAGTTGCAATATAAAAAAAGAATTTATTATTCACACACAGATGCCGGGGGAATCGTTTATCATACAAACTATATATCTTTTTGTGAAGAAGCAAGGAGCGAAATATTTTTTAGTAAAAATATTTTTTTTGAAAAAGATGAAGGATACGTAGTAAAAGATATTGTTGCCAAATTCATCTCCAGTGCAAAACTCGGCGATATTATAGAAATCGAAACTAAAATTTCAGAAATAGGTAAAGTAAAAGTAGAAGCTATACAATCCATTTATAAAAACGATAAAAAAATATTTGAAATGAAAGTGACACTTGCATATCTTAAAAATGGAAAACCATCTAAAATACCTGAAAATCATTTAAAGCTTCTATATGAATACAAGGAATAA
- a CDS encoding FlxA-like family protein: MYSFTKPKPKPLFKEDTKLWLVFISISFSLYLLFALFLGIKAYLFKKDIKNYQNQISTLNKQLKNIENQKNFILKEKTLYEDIMVKNTVLKQSINNLLDLIPDPITLNACKFDKNKLIIYGITPSKDIYNFLMLPPLESIFNETHTYFYLMPNGWYRFKSENYLKSPQ, encoded by the coding sequence ATGTATAGTTTTACAAAACCTAAACCAAAACCTTTGTTTAAAGAAGACACAAAATTATGGCTTGTATTTATTTCAATTTCTTTTAGCTTATATCTATTATTTGCTCTTTTTTTAGGCATAAAAGCTTATTTATTTAAAAAAGATATTAAAAATTATCAAAATCAAATATCAACTTTAAATAAACAGTTAAAGAATATTGAAAATCAAAAAAACTTTATTTTGAAAGAAAAAACTTTATATGAAGATATTATGGTAAAAAACACTGTTCTTAAACAAAGTATTAATAACTTACTTGATCTAATACCTGATCCTATTACTCTTAATGCTTGCAAGTTTGATAAAAACAAATTAATTATCTATGGAATTACACCAAGTAAAGATATTTACAATTTTTTAATGTTACCTCCACTTGAGTCAATTTTTAATGAAACCCATACCTATTTCTATTTAATGCCAAACGGATGGTATAGGTTTAAATCCGAAAATTACTTAAAGAGTCCTCAATGA